From Oncorhynchus tshawytscha isolate Ot180627B linkage group LG11, Otsh_v2.0, whole genome shotgun sequence, the proteins below share one genomic window:
- the LOC112261884 gene encoding oligodendrocyte transcription factor 3-like produces the protein MDSDAGSNSSRSSSPDLVVDDSMGSFFSNKMFQAYCREEGAARAAGQGRTDRCAGGGKSKTLKEGDVQDLRLKVNGRERKRMHDLNQAMDGLREVMPYAQGPSVRKLSKISTLMLARNYILMLSSSLEEMKKLVGDVYGGGGSQSRTSHRRINPPAPTAHLPLHPLAQSLHSLVGSTASALHHPSPLPAPAPHSPPSASYLGFHHAPVQSLLKDPLHLASSYRHFPGMPCPCSLCQPLPTTASTLHSFSMGK, from the coding sequence ATGGACTCTGACGCTGGCTCCAACTCCAGCCGCTCCTCATCTCCAGATCTGGTGGTGGATGACTCCATGGGCAGCTTCTTCTCCAACAAGATGTTCCAAGCCTACTGCCGGGAGGAGGGGGCAGCCAGGGCCGCTGGGCAGGGCAGGACTGACCGCTGTGCTGGGGGAGGCAAGAGCAAGACCCTCAAAGAGGGTGACGTGCAGGACCTGAGGCTGAAGGTGAacggcagggagaggaagaggatgcaCGACCTGAACCAGGCCATGGACGGCCTGAGGGAGGTCATGCCCTATGCGCAGGGGCCCTCCGTCCGCAAGCTCTCCAAGATCTCCACCCTGATGTTGGCCCGTAACTACATCCTCATGCTGTCCAGCTCCCTGGAGGAGATGAAGAAGCTGGTGGGGGACGTGTATGGAGGTGGTGGTTCCCAGAGTCGCACTAGCCACCGCCGGATCAACCCTCCGGCCCCCACAGCTCACCTCCCCCTACACCCCCTGGCCCAGTCCCTGCACTCCCTGGTGGGTAGCACGGCCTCGGCTCTCCACCACCCTTCGCCTCTCCCGGCTCCAGCCCCACACTCACCACCCTCTGCAAGCTACCTGGGCTTCCACCATGCACCCGTACAGAGCCTGCTGAAAGACCCTCTCCACCTAGCCAGCTCCTACAGGCACTTTCCTGGTATGCCCTGTCCCTGCTCGCTCTGCCAGCCTCTACCAACCACCGCATCCACCCTGCATAGCTTTTCCATGGGCAAGTGA
- the LOC112261883 gene encoding BSD domain-containing protein 1, producing MAEGESCDGWWGGWLQQSFQAVKDKSSEAYEFIKRDLTEFSNVVQHDAACSIVATASAVRSKLAVEGSSDTTEKVKKSLSSFLGVITDTLAPPQDMTIDCDVITLVATPAGTTEVYDSTKARLYSLQADPATYCNEPDGSLEQFDAWLSSFSLEERKGEISDLLVNTPSIRALYTRMVPAAVAHSEFWQRYFYKVFQLDQEEARRVALKQRAEQTSHTEALGWEEEDEDDFLGATSSSRLDFTPPLDDPATQLSPLTPVTMATTPLSPIPSPSGERSSPLSLSSDSGSLPTQMEVRPARPQPAVVELSQKLNKASLEEKEPEGQQEEEKRVQLEAPAQPEPTEKAIAERITVQAPATIVQAPATTIRPETEGPQDLRVFELNSDSGKSTPSNNGKKGSSTDVSEDWEKDFDLDMTEDEVQMVLSRVEATGELEEDWENWN from the exons ATGGCTGAAGG AGAAAGCTGTGACGGTTGGTGGGGAGGCTGGCTTCAACAAAGCTTCCAGGCCGTCAAAGATAAG TCATCAGAGGCATACGAATTTATAAAGCGTGACCTGACAGAGTTCTCCAACGTGGTGCAACATGACGCTGCGTGCTCCATCGTGGCCACAGCAAGCGCCGTTAGAAGCAAACTAGCG GTGGAGGGCTCCTCTGATACCACAGAGAAGGTGAAGAAGAGCCTATCCAGTTTCTTAGGAGTGATAACAGACACCCTCGCTCCTCCCCAGGACATGACCATCGACTGTGATGTCATCACGCTAGTGGCAACTCCAGCAGGCACCACAGAGGTGTATGACAGCACCAAG GCTCGTCTCTACAGTCTGCAGGCTGACCCTGCTACATACTGCAATGAGCCTGATG GTTCCCTAGAGCAGTTTGATGCGTGGCTCTCCAGCTTCagcctggaggagaggaaaggagagatctCTGACCTCCTGGTCAACACCCCCTCTATCAGGGCCCTTTACACCAGAATG GTGCCAGCAGCTGTAGCCCATTCTGAATTCTGGCAGCGGTATTTCTACAAAGTCTTTCAGTTGGACCAG GAGGAGGCCAGGCGAGTGGCCTTgaagcagagagcagagcagacttCCCACACAGAGGCTCtgggctgggaggaggaggatgaag ATGACTTCCTTGGCGCCACGTCTTCATCTCGCCTGGACTTCACGCCCCCATTGGACGACCCTGCTACCCAGCTGTCCCCACTTACACCAGTCACAATGGCGACGACCCCACTCAGCCCCATCCCGTCTCCGAGCGGGGAgcgctcctctcccctctccctgagcAGCGACAGCGGCAGCCTGCCCACCCAGATGGAGGTGAGACCAGCCAGGCCACAGCCTGCAGTCGTGGAGCTGTCCCAGAAACTCAACAAGGCCAGCCTGGAGGAGAAAGAGCCAGAggggcagcaggaggaggagaagagggttcAGTTAGAGGCCCCAGCCCAGCCTGAGCCCACAGAGAAGGCTATAGCTGAGAGAATAACAGTCCAGGCCCCAGCTACCATAGTCCAGGCCCCAGCTACCACCATCAGACCAGAGACCGAGGGGCCCCAGGACCTGAGGGTGTTTGAGCTCAACTCTGACAGCGGGAAGTCTACACCTTCAAACAATGGCAAGAAAG GGTCCAGCACAGATGTCAGTGAGGACTGGGAGAAGGACTTTGACCTGGACATGACAGAAGACGAGGTCCAGATGGTGCTCTCTAGAGTTGAGGCTACAGGAGAG cTGGAGGAGGACTGGGAGAACTGGAACTGA